The Pyxidicoccus sp. MSG2 DNA segment CGTGCGAGAAGGCCGCGGTGATGCGCGCCTCGTCGAGGAACATCTTGACGAACTGCTCGTCCTTCTTGATGTCCGGGAGGATCTGCTTCACCGCGACGAACTTGCGGAAGCCGCCGGGGCCCGAGGTGAACGCAAGGAAGAGCTCCGCCATGCCGCCCATCGAGAGGCGGGTGAGGATCTCGTATTTTCCGATGCGCCTCCCCCGATCGGGATCTTCTCCGGCGCCACCCAACATGGCCATTTAGCGCGCGCATGTTAGCCCCCGGCGTCGCTCGCGCCAATGATCCACGCCCGGAAAGCGCCCTACCCGGCAGGCAGGGCTCCGACCTCCAGCGGTATCGCGTCGCACGGCCCCCCGACGGGGAGTCCTTCGGCGACAGCTTCGCGCGGCCGTGGCCCCGGATTCAGCGCTGGAGCATCCACGACGTCTCCGATCTGCGATGCCCCATCGTGCGCTTCCACGGCGCCCACACCCTGAGCGTGTCCGCGAAGCTCACCAACGAGTGGCACGCCCGACTGCGCGCACCGGAGATGCAACGCGTCTCGTTCGAGCACTCCGCGCACAGGCTCTTCGAGGAGCCCGGGAAGGTGTTCCAGCACCTGCCGCAGGACGTGCGCCCGCTCGCCCTGAAGCACGAGCCCACATCGTCCTCCATGCCCTGAAGGGCCACACCTCACGGGATGGACAGTTGTCGAAGCGCTGTGGGATATTTGACAGCTGCGAAGTTTTCCGTCCGGCTCAATCCGGTTGGTTGAGCCGCCTGCGTCCTATCGCTTCGGCCCGAGCTTCCAAATGCTCCTTCATCAACGCCTGAGAGAAGGGCAGCGCGAGTACCTCCTGCTCGCACTGCATGACCCACTCCCCGAAGGCTGCCAGCCGCTGGATGCCGGCCGAGGGTGGACGCTGGAGCGCCGGCTGCGGCAGCTCGCACAGGACGAGTCAAACCTGAGGACGCTGAGCACGCTGGTGCAGGCGCACGGCCCCCTGGGCCGGCATGCGACGCGCACGGCGGAGGACGTAGTGAAGCAGGCGGCCACGCTGCTCTCCTTCGGCCACCTGCGGCTGGCCCTGGCGCCGCCGCCCGCGCGCTACGGCGCGCCCGCCTTCCCGGAGGAGATACCGAAGCAGGAGCCGCCCGTCACTCCCGACGAGGACGTGACGCTGCGCCTGCAGGTGGTGGACGACGCCTCCGACGGCCCCATCTCCGGCATCAAGCTGCGCATCCTGTTCGCGGACAAGACGGAGAAGGAAGTCACCACGGACGCCGACGGCAACGTCAACCTGGAGAAGGTGCCCAGGGGCAACTTCGATGTGCTGTCCCTCATCGACGGCGCGACGCTGAGCAACAGCGTGGCGATGGTCCGCACCGGCGGCCCGTGGTCCGGCCAGAAGCCCGCGAAGACGGGCACGAAGTCCAAGGCCAATTCGGAGCGCGTGCTGGTGAAGGTGACCGAGCACCGCGTCATCGACGGCGAGACGATGGACAGCGTTGCCGAGATGTATGACCTCACCGCGGATGACCTCTCCCAGTTCAATTGGGAGACGACGGACCCGGCCGAGGTTCAGCAGCGCCTGGAAATCTCGGTGGGCTGCACGCGCAAGGACGAGGGCGGCAAGTTCGTGTTCAGCCGCGACGACGACCCCGGCATCCTCTACGTGCCCCGCCCCGTGGCGCTGAGCGGGCTGGCGGTGGACCAGAGCCACATCCTCCGCGTGAAGCGCGCCCGCAGGCCGCAGCCCTTCAGCTTCTCCATCTGAGGCGGGAGGGCGCCGGGGGGCATTGAGAGCCGCTGGGAACGTAGAATCGCGCCAGGTGACTCGAATGGGGATGACGACGCACAGGACTCGGAGGGCGACGGGCTCGACCCGTGCGCTCGCGCCGTGCGCGCGCTGGCTGCGCGCCTGTGTGCTGGTCCTCTCCGCGGCGGTGCCCGTTGCATCAGCCCGGGCGGCGGAGCCTTCCGCGAGCCCCACGCGCTGCTCGAAGCCGGAGTTCACGAAGAGCCGCCGGAGCGCCGAGGCGCTCTACCGCGACGGCAGGTACGCGGAAGCCGTCGGACTGCTGCGTCAGGTGAAGGAGTCCTGCTGGAGCGCGCTGGACGCCACGGACCGGGGCTGGCTGGTGTCCGACCTCGGCCTGGCCGCGCTGCGCGCCGGTCAGCCGGAGGTGTGCCGGCAGGTACTCGACGAGGCGCCCGCGGAGCTCGACGCGCAGTCTCGCGTGGCGAAGGCCATCGTCCACAACCGGGGCCTCTGCCAGGGAGAGGGCGGCTTCCCGGTGCAGGTCTTCTTCTCGGGACTCCTCATCTCCTCGCCCACGGAGGCACCCGAGGCCCTGACGCGCGAGTGGCCCCATGTCCTCGAGCTGCGCGACGGGCGGCTCCCCCAGCGGAGCGACCGTGAAATCGACCGCTGCACCGAAGCAGAGGGCGTGGCGCTGGATGACCTCGACGTCACGGCCACGATTGAAATCCAACCCGCCCGGGCGCGGCTCCTGCGCTGCCGTGCGCTGAAGAAGGTGACGCAGGCCCGGCCCTCGCGGGTGAGCTACGTCCGGGACCTCTTCTCCACGAAGGCGCTCGGCAATGTCCTTCCGGCGGACCTCGCCCCGGCCTTCGCTCCCGGCGAGGACGAGGAGCGCGCACAGGCCGGCCGCGAGGGCCGGACGTGGAGCAGTCTCGACCGCAAGGTGCGCTTCGAGCCGGACCCCGACCGCAAGGGGACCCTCCGGGTCCAGGGCAACGGTGTGTCGGGCATCCTGGCGCTGTGGGCGATGGGAGACTTCAACGGTGACGGCGTCGAAGATGCCGTCGTGGATCGCAGCATGAGCCCCGAGGGTGGCAGCGCGGTCGACATGGCCACCTTCCTGCTGACGCGCACCCGCCCCGGCGGCGTGCTGACCGTCCTCGAGCGAATGGAATAGCCGAACATGAGCGGGACAATCCCCATGAACGCTGGCAGTGCCTCCCTCCGGTCCGCCGGACTCCCACGCCCCGCGTGGCCGGCCATCCTCACCCTGCTGACGTTGGCGTGTGTCACGCCCCCCACTCCGGCGGACGCCTCGCAGCCGCCAGCGGCTTCTGGCGCGGCGGCCTGCGATGGCGGCAACTGCGGCGCGCCGAAGCCTCAGCAAGCCCAGGCGACCCCTCCCGCTACGCCCCCGGCCTCCACGCCCGCTGCAGCTCCGGCAACGCCCGCGGCGACGCCTCCTGCTCCCGTGACGCCGCCTCCGAGCAGCCCCGTGGCGGCGACTCCCGCGCCTTCGAGCGCGCCCACAACGGCACACGCCGAGTCGCCCTGCGATGCCGACTGGGTGGATGGCCAGGCGCTCATCATCGTGCAGGGCGAGCGGCAGGACGATGGCAAGCCGCTCACGCCCTTCAGACCCTCCGACCCCATGTATCCCTATGAGCTCCGCGGAAGCCGCTTCCTCTTCGGCGGGCAGGGCACCGTCTTCACGGCGGTGGGCAGGTTCGAGGACCCAGAGGAAGCCGAAGCGGCGTTGAAGCGGATGGAGCGAGAGATGCCCAGCACCCGCTCCGTCCTGACGACCCTGGGGCCGTATCTGGTGCCCGAGTCACCCAAGTGCCGGCCAAGCCGGGTGGCCCGCGGGAAGAATCCTGTCATCGATGCCGCCTCGTGGATTGTCGAGAAGGAAGGCGTGCTCCTGGCCGGCTCCCAGACGCAGTGCAAGAACGGCAAGCTGACCAAGAAAGTCACCGTCATGTCCTGCGACGGGATGAAGAAC contains these protein-coding regions:
- a CDS encoding LysM domain-containing protein; this encodes MLLHQRLREGQREYLLLALHDPLPEGCQPLDAGRGWTLERRLRQLAQDESNLRTLSTLVQAHGPLGRHATRTAEDVVKQAATLLSFGHLRLALAPPPARYGAPAFPEEIPKQEPPVTPDEDVTLRLQVVDDASDGPISGIKLRILFADKTEKEVTTDADGNVNLEKVPRGNFDVLSLIDGATLSNSVAMVRTGGPWSGQKPAKTGTKSKANSERVLVKVTEHRVIDGETMDSVAEMYDLTADDLSQFNWETTDPAEVQQRLEISVGCTRKDEGGKFVFSRDDDPGILYVPRPVALSGLAVDQSHILRVKRARRPQPFSFSI